From a single Bacteroidota bacterium genomic region:
- a CDS encoding T9SS type A sorting domain-containing protein produces MLFALMFAATISKAQKNVYLTISHKLGASNFAFNQTAQNNLMQNFRITRVDYYISSIKIIHDGGVETAVPSHYILAKGSITVIDLLGNFNVTNVEGVKFYIGVEAPTNNSDITLQPAGHPLSFQSPSMHWGWSSGYRFLALEGVTGFGFTTLFEMHGLGNANYFQQTVMTTGVNSGSDVYINLDADYSQALENINVTSGPIDHGVNATDLTALENFRDYVFGPGAGTPTSINNAEENINLDIYPNPSAKTLFINFDQQNNNVNKMVMTDVTGKVVFETPLSNKNEIDLSHTAKGMYILKFYNRDTLVTHRKIIKE; encoded by the coding sequence ATGTTATTTGCTTTGATGTTCGCAGCAACAATTTCCAAAGCACAAAAAAATGTATACCTGACGATTTCGCATAAACTTGGTGCATCCAATTTTGCATTCAATCAAACTGCGCAAAACAACTTAATGCAAAATTTCAGAATTACGCGTGTAGACTACTACATTTCCAGCATTAAAATCATTCATGATGGAGGTGTGGAAACGGCTGTACCTTCTCATTACATCCTGGCCAAAGGTTCAATCACTGTGATTGACCTTTTAGGCAACTTTAATGTGACCAATGTGGAAGGTGTTAAGTTTTACATCGGTGTTGAGGCGCCTACTAACAATTCTGATATTACCTTACAGCCAGCAGGACATCCGCTTTCATTTCAAAGTCCATCCATGCATTGGGGCTGGTCTTCCGGATATCGCTTTTTAGCATTGGAAGGTGTCACAGGTTTTGGATTTACAACACTATTTGAAATGCACGGATTAGGAAACGCCAATTACTTTCAACAAACTGTAATGACTACCGGTGTAAACAGTGGAAGCGATGTATATATCAATTTAGATGCTGATTATTCACAGGCACTTGAAAATATTAATGTGACCTCCGGCCCCATAGATCATGGTGTAAATGCAACTGATTTAACCGCATTAGAAAACTTTCGTGATTATGTATTTGGCCCGGGAGCCGGCACCCCTACTTCAATTAATAATGCGGAAGAAAATATAAACTTAGATATTTATCCAAATCCATCTGCCAAAACTTTGTTTATCAACTTTGATCAGCAAAATAACAACGTAAACAAAATGGTGATGACTGATGTTACCGGTAAAGTGGTCTTTGAAACACCATTAAGTAACAAAAATGAAATCGACCTGAGCCATACTGCAAAAGGAATGTATATTTTGAAATTTTACAACCGGGATACCCTTGTGACGCATAGAAAAATAATTAAAGAATAG
- a CDS encoding c-type cytochrome encodes MKSPVVKVFLLVISFCTLLIGCKKDDTSPLAEQEIINIPIGFPLIDFPDSNTFTKERWELGKRLFYDTQLSKNNTISCASCHHQKFAFGDSVAFSLGDNNSPGTSNAPTLANVAYHPYFTRAGGVSTLEMQILVPIQEHNEFNTNMLDVVDKLKLNNSYNQQAQIAYGRTMDPYVITRAIATFERSLISGNSRYDEFNYAGKSDALSTSEQRGLQLFRSNKTNCSQCHSGFNFTNYAFENNGLYLNYADSGRMRLTHLPEDRAKFKVPTLRNIALTGPYMHDGSLATLEDVVEHYNSGGKNHVNKSNLITALSLTNQEKQDLVNFLNSLTDPSFIQNNDFKK; translated from the coding sequence ATGAAAAGCCCGGTCGTTAAGGTTTTTCTCCTAGTCATTTCCTTTTGCACCCTACTCATCGGTTGCAAAAAAGACGACACATCGCCTTTGGCAGAACAGGAAATAATAAATATTCCAATAGGATTTCCCTTAATTGATTTCCCTGATAGCAACACCTTCACTAAAGAGCGATGGGAGTTAGGCAAACGACTCTTTTATGATACTCAACTTTCTAAAAACAATACCATAAGTTGCGCTTCCTGTCATCATCAGAAATTTGCATTCGGTGACAGTGTTGCATTCAGTTTAGGCGACAACAATTCTCCGGGTACCAGCAATGCCCCTACATTGGCTAATGTGGCGTATCACCCTTACTTTACTCGTGCCGGCGGAGTCAGCACATTGGAAATGCAAATTTTAGTTCCCATACAAGAGCATAACGAGTTTAATACAAATATGCTTGATGTAGTGGATAAATTAAAATTAAACAACAGTTACAATCAACAGGCACAAATTGCCTATGGCAGAACGATGGATCCCTATGTTATTACCCGGGCCATTGCCACCTTTGAAAGGAGTTTAATAAGTGGCAATAGTCGTTACGATGAATTTAATTACGCCGGAAAATCCGATGCGCTCAGCACCAGTGAGCAGCGGGGTCTCCAACTTTTTAGAAGTAATAAAACGAATTGCAGTCAATGCCATAGTGGATTTAACTTTACCAATTACGCTTTTGAAAACAATGGCTTGTATTTGAATTATGCCGACAGTGGTCGAATGCGTTTAACCCATCTCCCGGAAGACAGAGCAAAATTTAAGGTGCCGACTTTACGCAATATTGCACTCACAGGTCCCTATATGCACGATGGTAGTTTGGCCACGCTGGAAGATGTAGTAGAACATTATAATTCAGGTGGTAAAAATCATGTCAATAAAAGTAATTTAATTACTGCGCTCTCCCTTACTAATCAGGAAAAGCAAGACCTCGTCAATTTTTTAAATTCATTAACTGATCCTTCTTTCATTCAGAACAACGATTTCAAAAAATGA
- a CDS encoding cytochrome-c peroxidase — MRNTKLVIVFIITTIALSANSCKKDTESTETPDAPYTLDIGAFPPPSIAQDNPLTREGVKLGRMLFYEKKLSRTNTQSCASCHMQQFAFNDTAQFSIGVNNLPGGRNAMSVFNMAWHTNEFFGMAEHICYVTNP, encoded by the coding sequence ATGAGAAATACCAAACTCGTAATTGTATTTATCATTACAACAATTGCTCTATCTGCAAACAGTTGTAAAAAAGACACGGAATCCACGGAAACACCTGATGCACCTTACACATTAGATATAGGTGCATTTCCTCCTCCTTCTATTGCACAGGACAATCCCTTAACACGGGAGGGTGTAAAATTGGGCAGAATGTTATTTTATGAGAAAAAATTATCGCGCACGAATACACAATCTTGTGCCAGTTGTCATATGCAACAATTTGCTTTTAACGATACTGCACAATTTTCAATTGGTGTAAACAATTTGCCGGGGGGAAGAAATGCCATGTCGGTATTCAATATGGCCTGGCATACCAATGAATTTTTTGGGATGGCAGAGCACATTTGTTACGTCACCAATCCTTAA
- a CDS encoding cytochrome-c peroxidase, with protein sequence MLRHQSLKPIQDNLEMDETLNNVVNKLQSSSNYPNQFRKAFGTTQIDTILISKALEQFMNSIVSNHSKYDDYLTGAYTLTAQEERGRYLFFTEYNPGFPSTSGADCKHCHGGANFENDKYMNNGIDDDLSVTDIGREKVTNLPADRAKFKVPSLRNVELTAPYMHDGRFQTLEQVVDHYNLVTNSTTLDASFLQQLPNGLQLSSSDKQALVAFLKTLTDQELMTNPEYKSPF encoded by the coding sequence TTGTTACGTCACCAATCCTTAAAACCAATTCAGGATAATTTAGAAATGGATGAAACATTGAACAATGTTGTCAATAAATTACAATCAAGTTCTAATTACCCGAACCAATTTCGAAAGGCATTTGGCACCACCCAGATCGACACCATTTTAATTTCAAAAGCGTTAGAGCAATTTATGAATTCTATTGTTTCCAACCATTCCAAATACGATGATTATCTGACCGGGGCTTATACATTAACTGCTCAGGAAGAGCGGGGCCGCTATTTATTTTTTACAGAATACAACCCGGGCTTTCCTTCTACAAGCGGTGCCGACTGCAAACACTGCCATGGTGGTGCTAATTTTGAAAATGACAAGTATATGAACAACGGCATTGATGATGATTTGAGTGTAACGGATATTGGCAGAGAAAAAGTAACCAATCTCCCGGCAGACAGAGCAAAGTTCAAAGTACCCTCCTTACGAAATGTGGAGCTTACCGCACCTTATATGCATGACGGGAGATTTCAAACATTAGAGCAAGTCGTAGATCACTATAATCTGGTCACAAACTCCACAACCCTTGATGCATCCTTTCTGCAGCAATTACCCAATGGCTTGCAACTTTCATCTTCTGATAAGCAGGCCTTAGTTGCTTTTCTAAAAACATTAACCGACCAGGAACTGATGACTAACCCTGAATATAAAAGTCCTTTTTAA
- a CDS encoding OmpH family outer membrane protein, giving the protein MKKFILAFTFATTLFIGSPLFAQKYAYIDSQYILDNISEYKAAQQQLDQLSVAWQKDIEAKYGVIDKLYKDYQAEQILLTEEMRRKREQEITNKEKEVKEFQKQKFGYEGELFKKKQELIKPIQDKIYNAVKKIATDQGYAVIFDKSGDLVMLYTNPKYDKSDDILAAMGYKAGTKGQTDGGGATKPGGSGDTPPPSGGGGSDDRK; this is encoded by the coding sequence ATGAAGAAGTTCATCCTAGCATTCACCTTCGCAACCACACTATTCATCGGTTCGCCCCTTTTCGCTCAGAAGTACGCTTATATTGATTCGCAGTACATTCTTGACAATATTTCTGAATATAAAGCCGCTCAGCAACAACTAGATCAATTGAGTGTGGCCTGGCAGAAAGATATCGAAGCCAAATATGGTGTTATCGATAAGCTCTATAAAGATTATCAGGCGGAGCAAATCCTGCTGACTGAAGAAATGCGTCGTAAACGCGAACAGGAAATTACCAATAAAGAAAAAGAAGTAAAGGAATTTCAAAAACAGAAATTCGGGTATGAAGGGGAGCTCTTCAAGAAGAAACAAGAACTCATTAAACCTATCCAGGATAAAATTTATAATGCCGTAAAGAAAATTGCTACCGATCAGGGCTATGCGGTCATTTTTGACAAGTCAGGCGATCTGGTGATGTTATACACCAATCCCAAATACGACAAAAGCGATGATATTTTAGCAGCTATGGGTTATAAAGCCGGTACCAAAGGACAAACAGATGGCGGCGGTGCGACTAAACCCGGTGGCTCAGGTGATACTCCTCCCCCTTCAGGTGGTGGCGGATCCGATGATCGTAAATAA
- a CDS encoding OmpH family outer membrane protein: protein MTRIFAILCGILLGLSVQVQAQNTLKFGHINSTQLLSLMPETKNADSSLQKFGASLENQLKTMTAEYQGKISDFKSKEGSMADPIRDAKLKEISDLEERIQSFQESAQSSMQKKKEELYTPILKKAEEAINAVAKDNKFSYIFDSSAGTLLFAQEGDDVLPLVKGKLGLK, encoded by the coding sequence ATGACAAGAATCTTTGCCATCCTCTGTGGTATTCTGCTGGGCTTATCCGTGCAGGTACAAGCGCAGAACACACTCAAATTCGGACATATCAACTCTACTCAATTATTGAGTCTGATGCCTGAAACAAAAAATGCTGATTCCTCCTTGCAAAAATTCGGAGCATCACTCGAAAATCAGCTGAAAACGATGACCGCCGAATATCAGGGAAAAATCTCCGACTTTAAATCAAAAGAAGGTTCAATGGCTGATCCGATTCGAGATGCTAAATTGAAAGAGATCAGCGACCTCGAAGAACGTATTCAATCCTTTCAGGAATCTGCTCAAAGCTCAATGCAAAAGAAAAAAGAAGAGTTATACACTCCTATTTTGAAGAAGGCAGAAGAAGCAATTAATGCAGTAGCGAAAGACAATAAGTTCTCTTATATCTTTGACTCAAGCGCCGGAACATTGCTGTTTGCACAGGAGGGTGACGATGTGCTCCCTCTCGTTAAAGGGAAACTCGGATTGAAATAA
- the murI gene encoding glutamate racemase has product MPRPAHPSSRPLGIFDSGIGGLTVANAIHELMPNETLIYFGDTAHLPYGDKSPEAIRKWSVVISDFLLSFNCKAIVIACNSISSVAYDTVKKHVGNKAIVINVIDPVVDYVSAQTATKHVGVIGTKATIKSEVYDSKLKSRSKKISVSSLATPLLAPMIEEGFFNNKISKTIINDYLSRPKLKNIDSLILGCTHYPLIRPEIEQYYKGRVQIFDSARIVAHHVQWVLDEQQLLHQGKAGKHRFFISDFTSSFEMSTKIFFKGKVKLEQKNLWK; this is encoded by the coding sequence ATGCCTCGTCCTGCTCACCCTTCCTCCCGTCCTCTGGGAATTTTTGATTCCGGTATTGGCGGCCTCACCGTTGCCAACGCCATTCATGAACTCATGCCGAATGAAACATTGATTTATTTTGGAGATACGGCCCACCTACCCTATGGTGATAAATCGCCGGAGGCTATTCGAAAATGGTCAGTGGTGATCAGTGATTTTCTGTTGAGTTTTAATTGTAAAGCCATTGTGATTGCCTGTAACAGTATTTCATCCGTGGCTTATGATACTGTAAAAAAACATGTTGGGAACAAAGCGATTGTAATAAATGTAATTGATCCGGTGGTGGATTATGTCAGTGCGCAAACCGCCACTAAGCATGTAGGTGTGATTGGCACCAAGGCCACGATAAAATCAGAAGTATATGACTCTAAATTAAAATCACGATCTAAAAAAATTAGTGTATCCTCTCTGGCCACCCCCCTGCTTGCTCCTATGATTGAAGAAGGTTTCTTCAACAATAAAATTTCGAAGACCATCATTAACGATTATCTCTCCCGCCCGAAATTAAAAAATATTGATAGTCTTATTTTAGGATGTACCCATTACCCGCTCATTCGTCCGGAGATTGAACAATACTATAAAGGTCGTGTCCAGATATTTGATTCGGCAAGAATAGTAGCGCACCATGTACAATGGGTCCTCGACGAACAGCAATTGCTGCATCAGGGCAAAGCCGGAAAACATCGATTCTTTATTTCAGATTTCACCTCCTCTTTTGAAATGAGCACAAAAATATTTTTCAAGGGTAAGGTTAAATTGGAACAGAAGAATTTGTGGAAGTGA
- a CDS encoding SurA N-terminal domain-containing protein, translating into MAVIEKIRGKAGLLIGIVGFSLAAFILGDFFSTRNGFMSGSDSTVGEIKGKKINIMDFEARVQTQVDNYKLQSSNETVDQNTMDQLREQSWNQLINEMVMNPQFEKLGLTCSPKELLDMVQGKNPHQQIKQAFTDPKTGIFNSANVVNFLKNMDNDATGKTRQQWVLFENAIREERIQQKYYNLIKQGLFVTKAEAKDDFFAKNKTANVRYVALPYTSIIDSTIEITDSELKTLYNATMKKYKQEASTNIDYVTFEITPSDMDRQAAMFAITQLTDTFRTSTNDSVFVVLNSDGPFNASYNKKGSLPFNIDSLMFSVPVGFVFGPYEENGAFRLAKLSAVKMMPDSVKASHILLKIEGANKDSVLARADSIKNALKSGADFKTLSDQYSTDEGAKMKGGDLGWFSPGMMVAEFNDACFQGNKGDYTVVQTQFGVHIIHIVDQGKQSRQVRVAYVEKKIEPSTKTYQAVYAKANEFAGKNLTADAFEKAVTEQKLTKFSEPNIMETARQVGPLEGSREMVRWSFTAELGEVSKAFEFGNRFVIAKLNDRREKGFSTMEQVKDQLTAELRRDKKAAMLMEKMKKGGTTLESIGTAVTQPVQSAASVSFASPMLANSGMESFVVGYLMAMKPGQTSAPLKGLNGVYVVQVESFADVKEPADLKEATKQLRSQLQNRSQYESYNALREKAGIVDKRAKFY; encoded by the coding sequence ATGGCAGTTATTGAGAAAATCAGGGGTAAGGCAGGTCTGTTGATCGGTATCGTTGGATTCAGTCTTGCGGCGTTTATCCTTGGAGACTTTTTCTCCACTCGGAATGGCTTTATGAGTGGAAGTGATTCTACCGTGGGCGAAATAAAAGGAAAAAAAATAAATATCATGGATTTTGAAGCCCGTGTGCAAACACAGGTGGATAATTACAAACTTCAGTCTTCTAACGAAACGGTGGATCAAAATACCATGGACCAACTCCGCGAGCAATCCTGGAATCAGTTGATCAATGAAATGGTGATGAATCCTCAGTTTGAAAAACTGGGACTGACATGTTCACCAAAAGAGTTGCTGGATATGGTGCAGGGAAAAAATCCTCATCAGCAAATCAAGCAAGCTTTTACCGATCCTAAAACCGGAATTTTTAATTCGGCCAATGTGGTCAATTTCCTGAAGAATATGGATAATGATGCAACAGGTAAAACACGTCAGCAATGGGTGCTATTTGAAAATGCTATCCGTGAAGAACGTATCCAGCAAAAATATTATAACCTGATAAAGCAAGGTCTTTTTGTGACAAAGGCAGAAGCGAAAGATGATTTCTTTGCAAAGAACAAAACTGCAAATGTGCGTTATGTGGCACTACCTTATACAAGTATTATTGATAGCACAATAGAAATCACTGATTCAGAACTGAAGACATTGTACAATGCAACGATGAAGAAGTACAAGCAGGAAGCTTCAACGAATATCGATTACGTGACTTTTGAAATTACGCCGAGCGATATGGATCGTCAGGCCGCTATGTTTGCCATTACGCAATTGACAGATACTTTCAGGACGTCAACGAATGATTCGGTTTTTGTGGTGCTGAATAGTGATGGTCCTTTTAATGCTTCTTACAATAAGAAAGGAAGTTTGCCTTTTAATATCGATTCTCTGATGTTTAGCGTTCCGGTGGGATTTGTCTTTGGTCCTTATGAGGAGAATGGTGCATTCCGTCTCGCTAAACTTTCAGCAGTGAAGATGATGCCGGATTCTGTGAAGGCTTCTCATATCTTGTTAAAAATTGAAGGTGCTAATAAGGATTCTGTTCTTGCCAGAGCTGATAGCATTAAGAATGCATTGAAAAGTGGCGCTGATTTTAAAACCTTATCGGATCAGTATTCAACAGATGAAGGTGCGAAGATGAAGGGGGGTGATCTGGGATGGTTTAGTCCGGGTATGATGGTGGCCGAATTTAATGATGCCTGCTTCCAGGGAAATAAGGGAGATTATACGGTTGTTCAAACACAATTCGGAGTGCATATCATCCATATCGTGGATCAGGGTAAGCAAAGTCGTCAGGTGCGTGTAGCTTATGTAGAAAAGAAAATTGAACCAAGTACCAAAACCTATCAGGCGGTATATGCAAAAGCCAATGAGTTCGCCGGGAAAAATTTAACTGCCGATGCTTTTGAAAAGGCTGTAACAGAACAGAAGCTGACCAAATTCTCTGAGCCGAATATCATGGAGACTGCCCGTCAGGTTGGTCCGCTGGAAGGATCACGCGAAATGGTGCGCTGGTCATTTACTGCAGAGTTGGGTGAAGTATCAAAAGCATTTGAATTTGGAAATCGTTTTGTCATTGCGAAATTGAATGATCGTCGTGAAAAAGGTTTTAGTACGATGGAGCAGGTGAAAGATCAGTTAACCGCTGAACTGCGCCGCGATAAAAAAGCAGCGATGCTGATGGAGAAGATGAAGAAAGGCGGAACCACGCTGGAGTCAATCGGTACTGCCGTGACACAACCGGTACAATCCGCAGCGTCTGTTTCTTTCGCTTCACCCATGCTTGCTAATAGCGGAATGGAGTCGTTTGTGGTAGGATACCTGATGGCAATGAAGCCCGGTCAAACATCAGCCCCTTTAAAAGGCCTGAATGGTGTGTATGTGGTGCAAGTGGAATCTTTTGCTGATGTCAAGGAACCTGCTGACCTGAAAGAGGCTACTAAGCAACTCCGCTCACAATTGCAGAACCGCAGCCAGTATGAGTCGTACAATGCCTTGCGCGAAAAAGCAGGAATTGTTGACAAACGCGCGAAGTTTTATTAA